A window of Glycine soja cultivar W05 chromosome 13, ASM419377v2, whole genome shotgun sequence genomic DNA:
AAATTGGAAAATGGTAAATCATATACAATTTGCAGTTTGATAAATATAGGACTGGTAAGCATGTTTACTCAAacaagcaataaaaaaaaattccaagagTGAATGAACAAAATCAGCATTAGCCTAGGTGGCAATCTGGGCTTCATATCATGTTGTATCAGGGAATTTATTTCCACTAACTATTTAGTTGACTCTATTAGAAGTCAGAAAAAAGGATTAACTAGTTCATATATCTAATGAGTATCACTAACCATTAACCAGCATGCAAAGGATCTTTCTACTGTGTTAATACaaatattatgacaaaataaaaaattaagattataaAGGCCTAGAGCAAACCTGAGGAACAACATCGGTAGCATCATCAGAACATATTCTCTCTTGAAGGGGAACTCTTCTTATACGCAGGAATTCTACATAAGATTCCTCCTACACATTTGTATAGATTACATTACAATAAAATTGACACTTGAAAAGAATACTGCATGGAATATCAAAAGCATTACAGCATTAATATACTTTGACCAAACCTTTGGTAATAAGAAGACAACAGCATGACCTTGTTTACCCAGCCGAGCAGTTCGACCTACTCTATGTATGAAAACGTTTGGATCTTGAGGAGGATCATACTGCacaagaaaaaacattttaaccaCACTGTATGGTCTATTTTAGCAGccaagggagagagagagagaaccaaAAAAGATGAAATGCAATAGTCAATAGACAGTATCATATACAAGGTCACAGAAGCACAGAGCTACCTGCACTATACAATCTACACCCGGTATGTCAAGTCCACGTGCAGCAACATCTGTACATAGAAGAATTCCATTTGAAAGGGTTGTAAATGAAGCTAGTGCTTTCTCCCTGGCAGACTAtatgacaaaataaataaataatcatgtaTGTAAACAGTAAGACACTGACAAAATaatgggaaaaaagaaaaacaatgctGATTAATAGAATATTATGCTTCAATATtgaaaaatgctaacatccaaaactATACCTGCTTCATCTTCCCATGTAGGGGAATCAAGGAGAAGCCTTTCAAAACAGAAAGACAAGGAAGGACAGCTCCCCAATAATCAACGCATGCACAAGTCATGAAATATCTGCATTAGAGTCAAAATGATGTTGAGTAAGATAAATTATATCTGATAAATTACTCTTCTACTGCACAAATCACATCATTAATTATCAATGTGTATctcacattataattttttttgagcgATTCTTAATAAGGATATCTAGTAGCTGTGATGGCTTCTTATCTTCCTCGCATTCCAAGTACTGCAAACTCAAAAGTATGAGAGGATGAATATATAAGCAAAGGATAAACATAATTGTGTATCTATTAGCAGTACATGAAACCTATTATATGGATTCCAGTAAGACTGTAAGACAGAGAACCACAGGTAAATTACCAAACAATATTGAAATGATTCTGCTACTAAgatgagaaaatgaaatcattGGATAGCAAAGTTACATTTAAACTACAGCATTAGGGCATGCCTCATAAGTTTTACCTCAATGTGAAGTCCTGAAGGTGTTTTGGAAGATTCTGGTTGTTTTGATGATGCGGGACCCTTTTCTGATTTTGTTTCTGCTCGAACTTCAACCCTCACAGGGTTCCTCAATCCTGCCTTAGCAAGCTCTTCAATAGCCTCAGTTTGAGTAGCAGAGAACAGACCAGTTCTCCGAAGCTTAGGCAAGAGAGATATAATAGAAGTTATCTGCTTCTGGAATCCCATATCTAAGAGTCTATCAGCCTCATCCAAAATCAAAATCTGTAagaataatcataataatgtcAACTTGCTAaattagtgtgtgtgtgtggggggaaggggggggggggggggggggggggtaataCACCAAATCAAATAAtccaaagagtaaaaaaatttccaaaagATCAGAACTTCACAACAGCATGAAGTCATTAACCCATGTTCCTCTGCTAATGCGTACATAGAATAGAAGACCAGGGATCTTGAAGCAGGACGCAACAACATCaactaaatattattttgtcaaCAAGACCAAAGAAATCTTCATGTCCTATGTATataaacaatgtcaaatcatacaTGAAAATGAAGCATGAAACACATACCTCAAGGTTTTTAAGATCCAAAACATCCATCCGATTCATTATGTCATATAGCCGTCCGGGCGTGCCAATCAATATGTTTGCTCCTTCCTCCTCTATTTTCTTTATGTCTGTTTTTACTTCTGCTCCACCAACGAGGAGCATGGACTTAACATTCATCAATGTTGAAATGAAGGACTGTGCAACATGATATATTTGAGTTGATAGCTCCCTTGTAGGGGATATAATTATTCCTAGCACCTACAACAAGTGTACACATAATAATGATTATACTAATTGCTTATTAgattatttattgctattaacCTAATTATATCCAAGCTCAACAAAATAAACTGGAACTAACTAAAACACAAGTATTCCGCGATGCACGTATTCTTAAATTCCAATATCACGCTACCTTGTGAGGCTTGGGATGAGAAGAGGAGCGACGTAGAATCTCGACGAGAGGAACGACAAAAGCTAGGGTTTTGCCGGAACCGGTGGCGGCGTCGACGGCGACGTCCTTGAAACTGCAGAGCAAGGGAATGGTGGCGGCTTGGACGGGGGTGCAGAAGTCGAAGCCGGAGTGTGATAGGGCTTGGAGAACCGGTTCAGAGAGTGGCGGATTCAGGTCGGAAAAACGCACGCTCGTTAACGCTTTGTCGGGGAACTCGGAATCCATGGCGGCGCCGCCGTTCAATGTGTTCGTTGCCTTTATGCAATTTCCTTCCTTTGTTGTACCTGTACCTTCTCTCTGGGTGGGTTTATTTCATgggttaatgaaaaaaaatcaaaataacaacgaaaaaaatcaaaaagcaacTTTCTTTTACTACTAAACCCCTAAATTAATCCTCAAAATTATATGGGTTGAGCATTTTAGTACCTAAGATTTAAAAAACCCTTTGTTAGTCCCTGATTTTGCAAAAAGTCAttctttttatccttttcaGCTATAATTTTCACTGTCATTTTACACCAAAAAGACTAAAGTAAATGACGTTTTGTAAAGAGACAGAATAACGAagagtttttaaaatttcagaGACAAAAATGGTAGAATGACTAATTTGGAAATTTACTTGTTTGTTCAGATTTAGAGTGCTAAagcccccccaaaaaaaatacAGATTATATTCAGTATTTATGAATTATGTCAATGACCATAGACagctaaaaaataatactaatggATGGAACTCTACTAGCAAGAAACCAAAGAAATAAGTGTGACATGATGGAGCCAACCTGAAACCAAAGTGTGGTATCGTTTACTTGCCACTTCGTAAAATCTACAAGCAccgaaataaatatgaaaaaaaaacttcagtCAGAACTTTATAACTGCCATATCCTTACAAagtattcatattttaaagcTAGTAAATTGTGATGTAAGAACCAATGATCCCACCAAGGTTGGCCAAGTGGTGGTGGGGTTTATGTAGTTTAAATTACCGTGGATGAGCGGGTCGATTCACTCCGCGTAAGGCCCGCTCGCATAAGTTCGTATTGGCAATGGACCGGATCAGTCTCTCTCGCTTTTTACGcggaccaaataaattggtctGCCGTCGTCCTGTGGACCTCGCGGGTCAAACGGGTCTGTCCGcagacataattttaaaagaatttcaattttaataaataaagtctcaataattagtcaattacaccaataaaataaataatgtcttaacaaaagaaaatacaaacaataaatttaaaatatgaaatttaaacatgtacaacaacaaatgatttcaTATCTGAAGTAGTTTGAGTCTTCTCCATCTTCACATTTAAaagtacaacaacaacaaatcagCCCCAACAAataggataaaaacaaattgtagagagaagagagaagagagatgtACTTTGCGTGGTGGTGGTGGGCCGAGGCTATGGTGCTGTGTGAGTGTGATTTGCACGCGTGACTATGTGGTGGAGAAAGACAGTAAGGAGAAAGTGCTCTTAGCCTTATTACAATGATAACAACTAGTGAgctattttttatactaaaagtatattgaaatatctttaaaaatatttatttaacaattatttttagcttaaaggataagaattgatatttttattatttatgacttgcatATATCAAAaggataaattaaaagataaaaagattgaggaaatattaaaaaggaagatttttaacatgttattacttatcttttttatcttaatcttttatttttcttatcttatcttttttatctttatcatctcttaatctaaatcttttatttttatctttaaatctttatcttatctaatatatttctttatctgttatttttaaagaaaagtttaaaatgaaaaaaagaaaatcaaatctaaaaaaaacataaaaaaatcaacttatgaTTTCAAGTCTATTGTTCAAATATGAGAGTGAGAAAATGTTGCTGCATCAAGAATGAGTATAGGAggatataaaaactaaaatcaatttaattattaaaatattttaaaaaaatatattggttttacttttttatatttaaacttcatcatttgatataattttttcattaactcttataatttgaatatgttttttaaaatttctaaatcttttttaaatcttataaatttatatagttcttttaaatcttttaaattcatatgatatacattaaaattcaaactatcataaaagtcttataaaaaaattagacaaattataatattttttcatgatctttaaaatttataaaaaaatttatactaaaataatattttaaaatcataatccAATAGGCTTGATTGTAcgactaataatatattttttttcatcattagCATGGTGATTTTGGGGAAATTGACTAGTTAAATTTAGTAACAGCGGTAAATGTAGGAAATTAGCGAGGTTTAAGAGTGGTCCCCAACAAGATGTTTTccatttgttcctcttcttttcatttctcttcCTGCACCCCACACATCTCACACGATTTCACCTCCCTTCTTCACTCTCAGCTCAAAACGAAGCAGCATGGAATGGAATAAATAGGCGTGTGTTTTGACCCTTCCAACAATGGTGGCTCAACGCATCATCATCGTCATCGTCACTCTCTTCACGCTTTTTCACCTAACCTCGGCCACAGCCACTGCACCTTGCCAATTCTCTTTTCTCGACGGGAAAAAGCTCTACAATTACACCCTCTCTTCTCCCATTCGCAACTTTCCTCACGGCATCCTCAGCGAAGACGGGTCTCTTCTCCTGATCTGCCCTTAACCccctctctctatctctctctccatGTTTGTGTTGCTGTTCCGTCTTTTCTCCTTGTTTCTCTGTTTTCATAACCTTTTCATTGTTAGGATATACATatttctgtaatttttttattaattgaattatgATGTTTTATTATTCCTTGATTCATGTTtagaataattctatttcctGGGATTAGTTTAATTCATGCTATAAGATGCTTGCTAGAGTTTTGGAATTTAGTTGTTTGGAGGATTTAATTTTCACTCAAGTTAGGATTTTAACAGTTAGTATCTGGATTCTCTGCTTTATTATTGTGATTTGGCATTGTTTTACAAAGACAACATTTAAACTACATAAACCCCACCACCACTTGGCCAACCTTGGTGGGATCATTGGTTCTTATATCACAATTTACTAGCTGTAAAATATGAATACTTTGTAAGGATATGGCAGTTATACAGTTCTGACTGaagatttcttttttcatatttatttcggTGCTTGTAGATTTTACAAAGTGGCAGTAAACGATACCACACTTTGGTTTCAGGTTGGCTCCATCAGGTCACACTTATTTCTTTGGTTTCTTGCTAGTAGAGTTTCCATccattagtattattttttagctGTCTATGGTCATTGACATAATTCATAAATACAGAGTATaatctgtaatttttttttgggctTTAGCACTCTAACTCTGAACAAACAAGTAAATTTCCAAATTAGTCATTCTACCATTTTTGTccctgaaaattttaaaaccctTTGTTATTCCGTCTCTTTACAAAACGTCATTTACTTTAGTCTTTTTGGTGTAAAATGACAGTGAAAATTATAGCtgaaaaggataaaatgaatgacTTTTTGCAATATCAGGGACTAACAAAGGGTTTTTTAAATCTTAGGAACTAAATTGCTCAACCCTATAATTTTGAGGATTAATTTAGAGGTTTACTAGTAAAAGAAAGTTGCTTCATTTTTGTACTCCAATGACTGAATTAGTGTTTGTTATATATGTAACTATGCAAGGTCAATCACTTCAGTCGAACTTTCTATGAACAGATGGACTTTCAAAACACAGCATATATGTTTATACAGGATACAATAGTCTTAATGTAGCTTAAAGTTTGTGCTATGTTGATCTATAATTGAATTTTGTGCATTGGTTGTTTGAGCAGCTTTGCGATGGAATGATTTTCAATCATGATCCTCCAATATGTGCTGACTGCTGGgtaaatttttctcttttctgtgAAGCTATTTTTTCTCTGTTGATTGACATATAGCAATCATAATTACTCGtgatttatgaattatgatcatactctatataattaattatgtttcggataaaatttagttttataaagGAATAGTTTATGGAATCACAGCAGTTGTAGATATATTTGTTGCTTGTCTTGTAATATATCTCAAATATactatttccttttttcttttcagtaCAAGATTTTTTTCATCAAGTCATTTTCCTTTGTATTTATCTATCCTTTTTAAGCTTTCTTAGAAAATTGTatagtaaaaattatttcaaagatCTGAGCCTGTATAAATAAACAGAAACTTAAATATGAAGCTTCAATGCATGCATACTTCCTCTCACATGTATATATACTTAAACAAAGAAACTCAACAACAGATAACTGTGAAgttgtacattttttaataaggaAGAATATGTTGTTAGATTAGTTTACCTTACAATCAAACATGATTTGGCATCGCAATCTAATAATGTATGATAAATGTTCCAAAAGATGAAGTTAATTGGaaactatatttagtttaaaacaATTAACAATCATTCAGTCTAGCCTATAGTGCCTAGTGGTCACTGTTAACATAAAATTGATGCTACTTCAAAAGGATGAGATGAAAAGGTAGATCATATCAATGATAAATAGCTTCAGGGATAGGCATTGGGTAAGGATTTTAAGGCTGTTCAAAGGTCCTGCTGCAATTTGCATTAAGTAAATTATTTCATGAAATATCTTgaaataatgtaatatatttaataatttattgtccCATAGTTTTACAAATCTTTCTgcttatttgtttgtcttattGTTTGCATTAGGATTGTGGAGGGCCAAAACGTTGTGGGATGGAGTGCAATGCTCTTGTGGCAAACAACGTTGGGGGTAGAATTCCTGACATTTCTATTTTCTTCAATTTACTGTCTACTGCTTTATGCTTGTGGTAGTTGTGGGAAAACTGAATAGTTCTGCTGCTTTGTTTAGTTTTTGTACCTTGCAACATAGGCAGTTTCTCATTATGAATGGAATTATATGATAAGTGCGTGTTTGACCTTGGTATGAATTTCTCCAATTGCAGAATTGTTTCTTcagaagcatttttttttagatcATCATTAAGTAAAAATGCAATTCAGGTCATTTTTGCTTCGAGTCTCTATTGCTATTTCTCTCTCACAGATAAATATATTCTACCACCACAATACACAATTTAGGCTCCATTTGGGGTGGTTCttaagttttaaaaactaaaaccagTTTTTAGtttgtcattttagtttttttcccCAGTTTTAAAAAGATGTCGTCaatcttattataattttcctttaaaatGTTAACTTAAAAACAATGCAAGATCAGATCGTTCGAGTGAGGCTGTGGTGAGAAGATCTCAAGTGAAGCATAGCAGAAAAGAATATTCTGTCTGCATCCAAAATGGTACGTGATTGATTTCATTAAATGGAAAGTTAGAAACATGGGGTGAAGCAGGGGGGAGCTGACAAAGGTGTTGTGGTCAGTGCGGGTGGAGGAACTGCAAATGGAGGAGTTGTGGGAGGGAGAGTTGTAGGTGGGATGGAGGTGCTGGGGAAGGGGATGTAGGTGGTGGAGAGGCTGGGGGAGGGAAGCTCACTGGTGGGGATGTGGCAGTTGGCGGTGGAGACTGAGTAAGTGGAGGTCAAGAAGGACAGAGAAAGGTGGAGGAAAGTATTTAAAGAGACGATACAATTTCTAAGAACTTAAAACTAGAATTAGAATCTTTTTTCCTTCCTGTTTCCAAAAGTGAGTTACAATTTGACCCatcttttatccaaacatattttgttttaaaatttaagttttaaaataatgaacTGGATACTTGCAACAACCCCAAACAGGACCTTAGGTTAGCTAAAATGCTTCAATTtactttaaaagttttttatattgAGTGATAGCATTACTGAACTTGTTCATAGTAGCTAATTGCActtacagaaaaataaaaaaaattatcagacCTTTTCATTTCTGCAAGTTTTATtgctaacaatatttttttttttaattttgtcttttttcatttgtttctcATTTTTTGTACACTGCTTTTGGTATAAGAAGAACCTATATTCTTGTGTGTTGCTGATTTTAGTTACTAATTCATTTGCTTCTATGTGTTCATATGTGCATTCTTTCACTTTGTCATTGAAAATTCTGAAAAAAATATGTCCAtacatgataaaagaaaaaattgtttcagcTTCTGTACAATGGAAATATTTGTAGAGTGGTTAAGTTCTGTAGTAGAGATTATTTTAGGGTCTAAATAACATGTCCCCTTCATCATCTGTAGgccaagaaaattaattttggggTTATGTCtctaccttgctcaaccatttAAAGCTTTTGATACATGAACTGTATCCAATTGAAGTCAATTTTTGTGTATATCTTAGAGTGAAATTTTAAGTAGGATGGAATCTTCATCCTCTAACAAAGTGATAAATGCAGGTTATCATGTATGCACAGCCATAGGACGTGGCCAAAAAATAGATGTTGACATTATTGGTAAGCCTAATTTTCCCAtctgtttctgtttttttatttgctttaatCCATGGTTTTCTTTTGCTAATTTTGGGTGCTTTATTTATGCTCCTCCTGTTTTGTGTATTATGCACTATTTGATTTAAGTGATTTTGAATAATGCTTCTAAATATGAAGTAACTAGATAATATATGATTCTAATGCTATTCCAATGGCAGATAAGAAAAATCCCCACACTGGTGTCATTGTTAAAATGTCGAACAGTGGCCCTAAGTACAACTGTTCTCTAGCTGTGTCTGTTCTTTGCAATTTAAATGGAGTGCAAGTaggttttttattcttttttttttaaaaaaattaattgattaaaccAGAAATTATTAACCTGATACTGATTGGAAAGTTTCATTATAAATCTTCTGTTTACAGGGACCGCGAACTCTGGAGAGATTAGGGGCCTGTGATTATGTGAGTACTTTATTTTGGGATATCTTTTATAATTAGTGCTTCCTTTCATATTGTTTGTTATCATATGATACTATGATTTAGGTTTCCATCATCCgatcatagttcttttatgtCCTTGTGTagtatgtatttttataatttgttaactttgaaattgaaaatcacTGACAATTGTTGGAAATCTGGGAAATGTTGAATTTAAAACAGCAAGGAATGTGATTGAATTTGTTGGATTTTCCTTTTCATCAATCTTGTAGAAACTtcataatattatcaaatgatATTATTGTCCATATTCCATTAGTGTGGTATATCCTCTGATATTggctttcttttatttactATTATCATGTTAGTTTATCTTGCTGGCATCCTatctttgtctctctttttctgtGAATTAATTTACCAGTTGAAAgagtaatataaattttttttcttatttttccttttccagCTATTTTCTTCAACTACCATGTCCCTCAATGATGTGAAGACATTTATTGTTCTTTACTCATGTCCCTGTATTCTTGTCGATTTGAGTTTTAATTGTGAAATTAAAAGCTCAAagacaaaatgttttttttcaagCTATAGATGTTGCATATAGATGGCAGGAAAGTTGATAGATTTCACAAAATTGCAGCGCAGATCTAAGCTAGCAAGCTCTCGGCTCTAATAAACGAGATAATGAGtctttttcttatg
This region includes:
- the LOC114382574 gene encoding DEAD-box ATP-dependent RNA helicase 18-like isoform X3 — protein: MDSEFPDKALTSVRFSDLNPPLSEPVLQALSHSGFDFCTPVQAATIPLLCSFKDVAVDAATGSGKTLAFVVPLVEILRRSSSHPKPHKVLGIIISPTRELSTQIYHVAQSFISTLMNVKSMLLVGGAEVKTDIKKIEEEGANILIGTPGRLYDIMNRMDVLDLKNLEILILDEADRLLDMGFQKQITSIISLLPKLRRTGLFSATQTEAIEELAKAGLRNPVRVEVRAETKSEKGPASSKQPESSKTPSGLHIEYLECEEDKKPSQLLDILIKNRSKKIIIYFMTCACVDYWGAVLPCLSVLKGFSLIPLHGKMKQSAREKALASFTTLSNGILLCTDVAARGLDIPGVDCIVQYDPPQDPNVFIHRVGRTARLGKQGHAVVFLLPKEESYVEFLRIRRVPLQERICSDDATDVVPQIRSAAKKDRDVMEKGIKAFVSYIRAYKEHHCSYIFRWKELEIGKLATGFGLLQLPSMPEVKHHSLSTDGFEPVEDINLVDIKYRDKSREKQRKKNLQAKKEAKEREPKPQKPKKTPIAPTATRKKTARQRRAQQTMEDEEELMQEYRLLKKLKKGTIDENEYAKLTGTEELL
- the LOC114382574 gene encoding DEAD-box ATP-dependent RNA helicase 18-like isoform X1 gives rise to the protein MDSEFPDKALTSVRFSDLNPPLSEPVLQALSHSGFDFCTPVQAATIPLLCSFKDVAVDAATGSGKTLAFVVPLVEILRRSSSHPKPHKVLGIIISPTRELSTQIYHVAQSFISTLMNVKSMLLVGGAEVKTDIKKIEEEGANILIGTPGRLYDIMNRMDVLDLKNLEILILDEADRLLDMGFQKQITSIISLLPKLRRTGLFSATQTEAIEELAKAGLRNPVRVEVRAETKSEKGPASSKQPESSKTPSGLHIEYLECEEDKKPSQLLDILIKNRSKKIIIYFMTCACVDYWGAVLPCLSVLKGFSLIPLHGKMKQSAREKALASFTTLSNGILLCTDVAARGLDIPGVDCIVQYDPPQDPNVFIHRVGRTARLGKQGHAVVFLLPKEESYVEFLRIRRVPLQERICSDDATDVVPQIRSAAKKDRDVMEKGIKAFVSYIRAYKEHHCSYIFRWKELEIGKLATGFGLLQLPSMPEVKHHSLSTDGFEPVEDINLVDIKYRDKSREKQRKKNLQAKKEAKEREPKPQKPKKTPIAPTATRKKTARQRRAQQTMEDEEELMQEYRLLKKLKKGTIDENEYAKLTGAQGDEIIFPQALLVAENEPPSGLAHSNGWNPLPIFLSIISNSWQPLSYTVTEIAYLISSPSLKNSKRMSSNPCTGKHRFHL
- the LOC114382574 gene encoding DEAD-box ATP-dependent RNA helicase 18-like isoform X2, which gives rise to MDSEFPDKALTSVRFSDLNPPLSEPVLQALSHSGFDFCTPVQAATIPLLCSFKDVAVDAATGSGKTLAFVVPLVEILRRSSSHPKPHKVLGIIISPTRELSTQIYHVAQSFISTLMNVKSMLLVGGAEVKTDIKKIEEEGANILIGTPGRLYDIMNRMDVLDLKNLEILILDEADRLLDMGFQKQITSIISLLPKLRRTGLFSATQTEAIEELAKAGLRNPVRVEVRAETKSEKGPASSKQPESSKTPSGLHIEYLECEEDKKPSQLLDILIKNRSKKIIIYFMTCACVDYWGAVLPCLSVLKGFSLIPLHGKMKQSAREKALASFTTLSNGILLCTDVAARGLDIPGVDCIVQYDPPQDPNVFIHRVGRTARLGKQGHAVVFLLPKEESYVEFLRIRRVPLQERICSDDATDVVPQIRSAAKKDRDVMEKGIKAFVSYIRAYKEHHCSYIFRWKELEIGKLATGFGLLQLPSMPEVKHHSLSTDGFEPVEDINLVDIKYRDKSREKQRKKNLQAKKEAKEREPKPQKPKKTPIAPTATRKKTARQRRAQQTMEDEEELMQEYRLLKKLKKGTIDENEYAKLTVFAWRKVRKAMRSFSLKHCWSQKMNHPQVWHIVMVGILYPFS
- the LOC114380917 gene encoding uncharacterized protein LOC114380917 isoform X1 — protein: MVAQRIIIVIVTLFTLFHLTSATATAPCQFSFLDGKKLYNYTLSSPIRNFPHGILSEDGFYKVAVNDTTLWFQLCDGMIFNHDPPICADCWDCGGPKRCGMECNALVANNVGGYHVCTAIGRGQKIDVDIIDKKNPHTGVIVKMSNSGPKYNCSLAVSVLCNLNGVQGPRTLERLGACDYVTELKHPSGCAIIVNVHGGGLGWFGTLLIIVLCLFAAYLLAGIVYRFFFLGIRGIDIIPNLDFWVSLPRRTQSLCASLGRKFKGPSEGHRSTYSPVNF
- the LOC114380917 gene encoding uncharacterized protein LOC114380917 isoform X2 encodes the protein MVAQRIIIVIVTLFTLFHLTSATATAPCQFSFLDGKKLYNYTLSSPIRNFPHGILSEDGFYKVAVNDTTLWFQLCDGMIFNHDPPICADCWDCGGPKRCGMECNALVANNVGGYHVCTAIGRGQKIDVDIIDKKNPHTGVIVKMSNSGPKYNCSLAVSVLCNLNGVQGPRTLERLGACDYVTELKHPSGCAIIVNVHGGGLGWFGTLLIILSLTWTSGLACLGEHRVCVHLWGGSLRDRLKVTGALILL